CCCCGCGCCGATCTCGGTGACCGCGTCCTCGGCCGCCGTGTGCTGCACACTGCCCGTGCCGCCGCCGTTCACGAACTCCAGGTCCGGCGCCACCCGCCGGACGGCGCGCACCACTTCGGCCCGCCGCGCGGCCAGCTCCTTCTTCGCGGTGGCCTGCATCAGCCGGATGGCACGCGACCGGAACGGCCGCCCGGCCACCGAGTCACCGACACCGGCGACATGACCCTCGTACGCCATGATCCCGACCAGCTTGAACCCCGGGCGCTCGGCCACGGCGCGGGCCATCTCGCCGACCTGCGCGGGGGAGTGCAACGGGGAGCGCAGGGCGCCGACGCGCACCCGTCCGCCGAGCAGCTTCAGCGAGGTGTCCAACTCCAGGCAGACCCGGACGACTTCGGTGCCGCCGCGTCGCGAGTTGTCGATCAGCTGGAGCTGGGCCGGGTCGTCGACCATCACGGTCACCGCGGCGGCGAGCTTGGGGTCGCCCGCCAGTTCGGCGAACGCCGCGTGGTCGGCCGACGGGTAGGCCAGCAGGACGTCGTCGAACCCGGAACGGGCCAGCCACAGGGACTCGTCGAGGGTGAACGACATGATGCCCTGGAAACCCTCACGGGCCAGGACCCGCTCCAGCAGCGCCCGGCAGCGAACGGACTTGCTCGCGACGCGGATCGGCTTGCCGCCGGCCCTGCCGACGAGGTCGTCCGCGTTGGCGTCGAAGGCGTCGAGGTCGACGATCGCCACAGGGGCGTCGAGATGAGCTGTGGCCCGGTCGTACCGGGCCCGGTCGGCGGCGCGCGCAGTCATGCACGAAGCCTGCCAGACATGATTACCGCAGGGTAGGGGGACGTTCCGGGCTAAAGCCGCGGTCCCGCCGACTGGTTCCCGTTCGACCGGGGCCAACCCGTAGAGTGACGCGCACGCAGGGACGACCTCGACGGGGATGCCGATCCGCTGCCACGGGTATGGCTTGCCCGAGGTGTCGGCGGGCCGTCGTCGGGCGACTCCCACGGTATGCGCGACGACCGCTCCCCACGGGTGGTCGGTCACCCGGACGACCGTCGGGTCTGCCGGAACGACGACCTCCGGGTCGGCGGGAAACGACGACCTCCGGGTCTGCAAGGGACGAGGAAACGGGGGGTGCATGAGCACGGAAGCGCGTCGCGCCTCCATTCCCCCACGCCCCCCGGTCCCACCCCGCCCCTCCATACCACCGGGCCAGGACCCGTCGGCCGCGACGCCGGGCACCCCGACGGACACCACGTACCCGACCACCCCGGCACCGGACACCACGTACCCGGCCGCCCCGAACCGGCCGCCGTCCCGCGAGACCGCTTCGGACCGGCAGACACCGGGCAGGGGGCCGACCACGACAGGTGGCTCGGGATCGCGTCCATCGGCCGGTGGCGGCCAGGGAGCGCGGCCGGCCGCGGACGGCGGATCGGGATCGGTGCCGTCGGCGAGGCGGGCGTCCGGGTCGGACCGGGCGGCCTCCGGAACGCAGGGAGCCCTTCCTCCGCTCGGCTCCGGTCCGACGGGCGGCTCCTCGGCGCTGCCGCCCCGCCCCGATCGCGCGCCCTCCGCCGGGGGCGGGACGACCGTGCCGCACCGCCCGCAGCGGCCGCCGGTGGCGGGTGCGCCCGCACGACCCGGCACCCCGCCCCGTCCGGCCTCGGCGCCCCCGTCGACGCCGGGCACGGCACGGGACGTACGGCACCCGGGTGCGGCGGAATCGCCGAACACCGGTGAGAACGGCCGGAGTTCCGGCGGTCCGGGCGAGTCAAGGCCCTCCCGCGCCCGAAGCTCCGGCTCGGCGGCCGGTCACGCGGACCCCATGCGAGGCTCCCGACAGCCGACCACCCAGCGCCCCGGCCACGGCTCCGGCCAGACGAACGGGCGCAACCCGGCGCACGGTTCGGGTGAGGCGACGGAGCAGACTCCCGCCCGGAGCGCCGGGCAGGCGGCGACCGGTCGTGGTCCTGGGCGCGACTCCGGGCAGGGCATCAACGGGCGTGGTCCCACGCGAGGTTCCGGTCAGTCGTTCGGGCAGAGCGCCGGGCGGAGCTCCGTCGCGGACGGTGGTGGCGGCCAGCGCCGCGCCGAACACCCGCGCTTCTCCGACTTCCGACGCACCGCGAACCAGAACACCGGCGCCCCCGCCACCCCGCCGCCGCCCCCGGCGGCCTCCGCCCGTTTCCCGGACACGCCTCCGGCGACGCCGCCCCCTTCCCGTGACGACCGACGAGCGGCCCGGACCCGTTACCCGAACACCCAGCCGCCCACCGCGACCCGTTTCCCGGACGGGCCGCCCGCGGCGTCCGCCCGCTTCCCGGACGAGCCGCCGGCCGCCCGGCGCCCGGACGACACCCCGCCCCCGGCCTCGGCCCGCTTCCCCGATTCCCCACCCGCCGCGCACGACACCGGACGCCGTACGGCCGCTGCCGCGCAGGCCTCGGGCGCCCGAGCCGGTGACCCGGGCGCGCCCCTCGGCGACCGCGCCTCCTGGCACACCGGCCCTTCGGGGACCTCCGCCGACGGCGCACCCCCGCGTTCCGCCGGGCGTGTCCCCGAGGGTGGTCCGTCCCGTCCCGCCGACCGCCACGGCTCGTCACCCCGCCCGCCCGAACAGTCCCCGACGTCGGCGCGGCGCGACCGCGTACCGGCTCCCGGAGGCACCGTGCCGCCCCCGGCCTCGCCCCGCCGACGTCCGCTGCCCGAGGAGGCCGGCCCCGAGGGGACTCCCCGGCCGCGGCCCCTCACCCCCGAGCCCCCCGGTGGCTGGCAGCCTCCGTCGAGTTCCTCCCGGCGGTCGGCCGAGGCCCTCGACGGCGTGCTCGGAACGTCTTCCGGGCGACCCTTCGTGACGTTCGCGCAGCCGGACAC
The DNA window shown above is from Streptomyces akebiae and carries:
- a CDS encoding amino acid deaminase/aldolase, with the protein product MTARAADRARYDRATAHLDAPVAIVDLDAFDANADDLVGRAGGKPIRVASKSVRCRALLERVLAREGFQGIMSFTLDESLWLARSGFDDVLLAYPSADHAAFAELAGDPKLAAAVTVMVDDPAQLQLIDNSRRGGTEVVRVCLELDTSLKLLGGRVRVGALRSPLHSPAQVGEMARAVAERPGFKLVGIMAYEGHVAGVGDSVAGRPFRSRAIRLMQATAKKELAARRAEVVRAVRRVAPDLEFVNGGGTGSVQHTAAEDAVTEIGAGSGLYVPRLFDNYTSFTGRPAALFAMPVVRRPGVGVVTVLGGGYPASGAPGRDRLPVPYLPEGLKYDPQEGPGEVQTPLLGAPADDLLLGDKVWFRHAKAGELCERFDVLHLVEGDEVTATVPTYRGEGHTFL